In Maridesulfovibrio sp., the following proteins share a genomic window:
- a CDS encoding M15 family metallopeptidase — protein MKRRTFLKYLCQASAGIYLCQISEFAQAQEAARAVEEKDLKDYLHRMANFDKQQPGDIILSQKEQALLRSTLGRLRRVQRTVGFGNFCVVSFDDILKFGRNYSSVGRFTKPELEFMDHIFHFDAHKYGFYGEKPEKKLTAAFPRKELVKIPRTGNFLYRGEPHRKYLEIRKELGKNVYLTSGVRGIPKQFILFLSKAESNGGNLSLASRSLAPPGYSYHGVGDFDVGEKGLGAANFSASFARTNTCIKLREHGYLQLRYPENNMLGVRFEPWHIKV, from the coding sequence ATGAAAAGAAGAACATTCCTGAAATATCTCTGCCAAGCTTCCGCCGGTATATACCTATGCCAAATTTCGGAGTTTGCGCAGGCTCAGGAAGCCGCCCGCGCTGTAGAAGAAAAAGATCTCAAAGACTATCTGCACCGCATGGCCAACTTTGACAAACAACAACCCGGAGACATTATCCTGTCTCAAAAAGAACAGGCCCTCCTGCGGTCAACGCTGGGCAGATTGCGCCGCGTGCAACGCACTGTGGGGTTCGGTAATTTCTGCGTCGTCAGCTTCGACGACATCCTGAAATTCGGGCGGAACTATTCTTCCGTCGGCAGGTTTACCAAGCCGGAACTCGAATTTATGGACCATATTTTCCACTTTGACGCTCATAAATACGGGTTTTACGGCGAAAAGCCAGAAAAGAAGCTGACTGCAGCCTTTCCTAGAAAAGAACTTGTTAAAATTCCAAGGACCGGAAATTTTCTCTACCGTGGTGAACCACACAGGAAATATCTGGAAATCAGAAAAGAGCTGGGCAAAAATGTATATCTCACTTCTGGAGTGCGCGGTATTCCCAAGCAGTTCATACTTTTTCTTTCCAAAGCTGAATCCAATGGCGGGAATCTCTCTTTAGCTTCCCGTTCGCTGGCTCCTCCGGGATATTCCTATCATGGTGTCGGTGATTTTGATGTAGGGGAGAAAGGGCTCGGGGCAGCAAATTTCAGCGCCAGCTTTGCAAGGACAAATACATGTATCAAGCTGCGCGAACATGGATACCTGCAACTACGCTACCCGGAAAACAACATGCTGGGTGTGCGCTTTGAACCCTGGCATATTAAAGTCTGA
- the fliM gene encoding flagellar motor switch protein FliM, translating into MSKILQQDEVDALLRGLSGGEVEAEQDIPDDDSGVVSFDLANQDRIIRGRMPVLEIVNDRFARLATNNLANTMRKRVDINPISIDMSKFGDFMRSLPVPTSLSIFKMDPLRGNAILVVDSRLVFALVESFFGGSGSQPKVEGRDFTPIEQAIVDRVVKIALSNLEDSWRPVHEVHLELVRSEVNPQFAAIVPPSDVVVVITFEVELENAIGSLIVCLPYSTLEPIRSKLHASFQSERLEIDHVWVSRFKERLLETPVELLVRLGKTKITGRQLLNLEEGDLLLLDTDEEDMLECEVGGVLKYLGSPGRVKANRAFQIAHAIEPKMT; encoded by the coding sequence ATGAGCAAAATTCTGCAGCAGGATGAGGTCGATGCTCTATTAAGGGGCCTTTCCGGCGGAGAGGTTGAAGCAGAGCAGGACATACCGGATGATGACTCCGGTGTTGTCTCCTTTGACCTTGCCAACCAGGACCGCATTATTCGCGGACGTATGCCCGTTCTCGAAATCGTTAACGACCGTTTTGCGCGTCTGGCGACCAATAATCTCGCCAACACCATGCGTAAACGCGTGGACATCAACCCCATTTCCATTGATATGTCCAAATTCGGGGACTTCATGCGCTCCCTGCCCGTGCCGACTTCACTGTCGATTTTCAAGATGGACCCGCTGCGCGGTAACGCCATCCTTGTTGTCGACTCCCGCCTAGTCTTCGCACTCGTCGAAAGCTTTTTCGGCGGTTCCGGTTCCCAGCCCAAAGTCGAGGGACGTGATTTCACTCCCATTGAACAGGCTATCGTAGACCGGGTTGTAAAAATAGCGCTTTCCAACCTCGAAGATTCATGGCGCCCGGTACACGAAGTTCACCTTGAACTTGTTCGTTCCGAGGTCAACCCCCAGTTCGCGGCCATTGTACCGCCTTCAGATGTTGTTGTAGTTATCACTTTTGAGGTTGAGCTGGAAAACGCCATTGGTTCACTTATTGTCTGTCTGCCATACTCCACACTGGAACCTATCCGTTCCAAACTGCACGCATCCTTCCAGTCCGAACGTCTGGAAATCGACCATGTATGGGTAAGCAGATTCAAGGAAAGACTCCTTGAAACACCGGTGGAGCTTCTGGTGCGCCTCGGCAAGACCAAAATCACAGGCCGTCAGCTGCTCAACCTCGAAGAGGGCGATCTGCTCCTGCTGGATACTGACGAAGAAGACATGCTCGAATGTGAAGTCGGCGGAGTCCTCAAATATCTCGGCTCGCCCGGAAGAGTTAAAGCCAACCGTGCCTTCCAGATCGCCCACGCCATCGAGCCGAAGATGACTTAA
- a CDS encoding glycosyltransferase family 2 protein, producing MNKITGLVLTYNGERLLDECLQSLSFCDEILLIDSGSTDSTHEIGKKYNARIVHNDWNGAIEQHKFALTQITTPWVVTIDQDEIISPELRESITGKLQNSDNVDGYYCPRRSWYLDRFIMHSGWYPDKLFRVFKRDGITIGGIRPHEELRPKNKSGEITGDIIHYPYENFFQHLDKINSYTQDAAEDLYSRGKRSSLGAALGHGFGKFLKQYILKAGFRDGRAGFIVALHGFFYTFQKYIRLVELEMKDRK from the coding sequence ATGAATAAAATTACCGGACTGGTACTTACGTATAACGGCGAAAGGTTGCTTGATGAATGTCTGCAAAGCCTTTCCTTCTGCGATGAAATTCTGCTTATCGATTCCGGGTCCACGGACTCCACACACGAAATCGGGAAAAAATATAATGCCCGAATCGTGCATAACGATTGGAACGGGGCCATTGAGCAGCACAAATTTGCATTAACCCAGATCACCACCCCCTGGGTTGTAACCATCGATCAGGACGAAATAATATCCCCTGAGCTGCGCGAATCAATCACCGGGAAATTACAGAATTCCGACAATGTCGACGGCTATTACTGCCCGCGACGCTCCTGGTATCTGGACCGTTTCATCATGCACAGCGGCTGGTACCCGGACAAACTTTTTCGTGTTTTTAAAAGGGACGGCATCACCATCGGCGGCATCAGGCCGCACGAGGAGCTGCGCCCTAAAAACAAATCCGGAGAAATTACCGGGGATATAATCCACTACCCTTACGAAAACTTTTTTCAGCATCTGGACAAAATCAACAGCTACACTCAGGATGCAGCTGAAGACCTCTATTCCCGTGGCAAAAGAAGTTCGCTGGGGGCAGCCCTGGGGCACGGATTTGGCAAATTTCTCAAACAGTATATACTCAAAGCAGGATTCCGTGACGGACGGGCCGGTTTTATCGTTGCCTTGCATGGCTTTTTCTATACATTTCAAAAATATATCCGTCTGGTAGAACTGGAGATGAAGGACAGAAAATGA
- a CDS encoding FdtA/QdtA family cupin domain-containing protein, which produces MIKEDKPQIIELPKILDNRGNLTFIENSRHIPFDIKRVYYLYDVPGGETRGGHAHKKLRQYIIAASGSFDVVLDDGKTKTKFSLNRSYYGLYIPTMTWRELENFSSGSVCLVLASEYYDPSDYYYSYDEFIKAVKENEAD; this is translated from the coding sequence ATGATCAAAGAAGACAAACCGCAAATTATAGAACTGCCCAAGATTCTTGATAACAGAGGTAACCTTACTTTTATAGAAAACAGTCGCCATATTCCTTTTGATATCAAAAGGGTGTACTATCTATACGACGTACCCGGCGGAGAAACACGTGGCGGCCACGCCCACAAGAAGCTCAGGCAGTATATTATTGCTGCTTCAGGCAGCTTTGATGTGGTTCTGGATGATGGAAAAACCAAAACCAAGTTCTCCTTGAACAGGTCTTACTACGGACTCTATATCCCGACCATGACCTGGCGGGAGCTCGAAAACTTCTCCTCCGGTTCCGTATGTCTGGTGCTGGCCTCGGAGTATTATGATCCGAGTGACTATTACTACAGCTATGATGAATTCATAAAGGCGGTAAAAGAAAATGAAGCAGATTAA
- a CDS encoding DegT/DnrJ/EryC1/StrS family aminotransferase — translation MKQIKFLDVGWTYQALAPKMDAAAKRVLESGWFIHGDEVKAFEKEFALYTGAKHCIGCGNGLEAIELVLRAAGVGPGDDVLVPSNTFIATWLAVTRTGANIVPVEPVESTYNMDPDKLEAALTPATKAIIPVHLYGQPADMDPIMAFAEKHSLFVVTDAAQAHGAVYKGRMSGTLGHAAAFSFYPGKNLGAYGDGGAVTTMDEKIAERVRKLANYGSTEKYVHECKGFNSRLDEIQAAFLRVKLDKLDNWNWTRKTIAGIYLEELKDTPLILPKIGEGIQSVWHLFVVRCNDRDGLIKHLAENKIEASIHYPVPPHKQGAYEEMADLSLPISERIHNEVLSLPMGPHMNEEDAQRVVEVVKAFF, via the coding sequence ATGAAGCAGATTAAATTTCTCGATGTGGGCTGGACTTACCAGGCACTGGCACCCAAGATGGACGCAGCAGCAAAACGTGTTCTCGAATCAGGCTGGTTCATTCACGGCGATGAGGTTAAAGCTTTTGAAAAAGAATTCGCCCTCTACACCGGGGCGAAGCACTGCATCGGCTGCGGTAACGGACTTGAAGCGATTGAGCTGGTCCTGCGCGCTGCCGGAGTAGGTCCCGGTGATGATGTACTGGTTCCTTCCAATACGTTCATCGCAACATGGCTTGCGGTGACCCGTACCGGAGCCAATATTGTCCCGGTAGAGCCGGTGGAATCCACTTACAACATGGACCCGGACAAGCTCGAAGCGGCGCTTACACCGGCTACAAAGGCTATCATTCCCGTTCATCTCTACGGACAGCCCGCAGACATGGACCCGATCATGGCCTTTGCGGAGAAGCACAGCCTTTTCGTTGTTACTGATGCCGCGCAGGCTCACGGCGCGGTTTACAAGGGACGCATGTCCGGGACACTGGGTCATGCAGCGGCTTTCAGCTTCTATCCCGGCAAAAACCTCGGCGCCTACGGTGACGGCGGAGCCGTGACCACCATGGACGAAAAAATTGCCGAACGCGTGCGTAAGCTTGCCAACTACGGCTCAACCGAAAAATATGTCCACGAGTGCAAAGGATTCAACAGCAGACTTGATGAAATTCAGGCTGCTTTCCTGCGTGTAAAACTGGACAAGCTCGACAACTGGAACTGGACCCGCAAAACCATTGCCGGCATCTACCTTGAAGAGCTGAAAGACACCCCGCTGATACTCCCTAAGATCGGGGAGGGAATCCAATCTGTCTGGCATCTTTTCGTTGTCCGCTGCAATGACCGCGACGGCCTGATCAAACATCTTGCTGAAAACAAAATCGAAGCATCAATCCACTACCCTGTACCCCCGCATAAGCAGGGAGCATACGAGGAAATGGCAGACCTTTCCCTGCCCATCAGTGAAAGAATACACAACGAAGTGCTTTCCCTGCCCATGGGACCGCACATGAATGAAGAAGATGCTCAGCGTGTCGTGGAAGTCGTTAAGGCTTTCTTTTAG
- a CDS encoding class I SAM-dependent methyltransferase, producing MISNNILSFAKSVLCEVLQPGSICVDATVGNGYDTVFLSDQAGSTGRVFGFDIQEEAVKQTEQRLNEECQPENWTIFHSGHEKMLELVPAEFHGRVNVVMFNLGFLPGSDKTIITKSETTLEAINASLEILAKGGILCIAIYAGHPGGDEEDVAVREYCNALDYNAFRVIQSEMINKPGYPIRMLFVTKL from the coding sequence ATGATTTCCAATAATATTCTTTCTTTTGCAAAATCGGTTCTTTGTGAAGTTCTCCAGCCCGGCAGCATCTGTGTTGATGCGACAGTTGGTAACGGCTATGACACAGTTTTTCTTTCCGATCAGGCCGGTTCTACAGGGCGTGTATTTGGTTTTGATATCCAGGAAGAAGCTGTAAAACAGACTGAACAGCGGTTGAATGAAGAGTGTCAGCCGGAAAACTGGACTATATTTCATTCCGGGCACGAGAAGATGTTAGAGCTTGTCCCTGCTGAATTTCATGGCCGGGTCAATGTCGTAATGTTCAATCTCGGGTTCCTGCCGGGTAGTGATAAAACTATTATTACCAAGTCAGAGACCACCCTTGAAGCAATCAATGCATCTCTTGAAATCCTAGCAAAGGGCGGCATTCTATGCATCGCTATCTATGCCGGACATCCCGGCGGGGACGAGGAAGACGTCGCTGTCCGAGAATACTGCAATGCTCTAGATTACAATGCCTTTAGAGTTATACAGAGCGAAATGATCAATAAGCCCGGCTATCCTATCAGGATGCTCTTTGTTACCAAGCTCTAG
- the gspM gene encoding type II secretion system protein GspM, with product MLGSTMDLERFYIWQDWPADKQKLFFSGLVVGWALILFLIWSGFADSQYKADRVMLSSKQQYAKVVPLVEELRTGEASRGALVDREPMTAAQQVIRDLGLDNRLSSLRPLQSGGDSGQGVQVILESLNLPELVALMRDFKVRGGLKVTNFNINHRLDSPELADVQIILFR from the coding sequence ATGTTAGGTAGTACAATGGATTTGGAAAGATTTTATATCTGGCAGGACTGGCCTGCTGATAAGCAGAAACTTTTTTTCTCTGGCTTGGTTGTGGGCTGGGCTTTGATTTTGTTCCTGATTTGGTCAGGATTTGCCGATTCCCAGTACAAGGCTGACCGGGTCATGCTTTCCAGCAAACAGCAATACGCCAAGGTTGTTCCTCTTGTTGAAGAGCTTAGGACCGGCGAAGCTTCCCGCGGTGCATTGGTGGACCGCGAACCCATGACTGCCGCACAGCAGGTAATCCGCGACCTCGGCCTGGACAACAGACTAAGCTCTTTGCGCCCTTTGCAGTCCGGGGGAGATTCAGGGCAGGGAGTGCAGGTGATTCTGGAATCCCTTAACCTGCCCGAACTGGTCGCCCTTATGCGAGATTTTAAAGTCCGGGGCGGATTGAAGGTTACTAATTTTAATATCAATCACAGGCTGGACTCCCCTGAGTTGGCTGATGTGCAGATCATTCTTTTCAGGTAG
- a CDS encoding type II secretion system protein GspK codes for MQRNKNDKNSRGVVLVIVLVLFMALSSLTLMTIEVSSRGAVEASRVRSEYEAGFKAEEALYVIYDLLNDDNTPFSESPREEWAKKWEDEGLSIEITPCNGKINVNSIFSFQDQKRALEILGEILPKGTDTRMMAGSLAVWGGMNVNSQLKRLDSIYYATQFPSYSMRGKKFKTPEEVLLVRGWGGLGREWIDKYITVWGSGKININFAPPEVLEAYFPELGNSLQTILHWRRTRGFTDISQLLSITGIEPSSKLYKNMINELTVRSDYFDARVKATVGGCTVEKRYIIARKSTFEVGEPELVHQNDFSVTFADDEE; via the coding sequence ATGCAACGGAATAAAAACGACAAGAATTCTCGTGGTGTAGTGCTGGTTATTGTGCTCGTCCTGTTCATGGCCCTTTCCAGCCTGACCCTGATGACTATTGAGGTCAGTTCTCGCGGGGCTGTTGAGGCCAGCAGGGTCCGCAGTGAATATGAGGCCGGTTTCAAAGCGGAAGAAGCCCTCTACGTGATCTACGATCTGCTGAACGACGACAATACCCCTTTTTCTGAATCTCCGCGCGAAGAGTGGGCAAAAAAATGGGAAGATGAGGGGCTCTCTATTGAAATAACTCCCTGCAACGGTAAGATAAATGTCAACAGCATTTTCAGCTTTCAGGATCAGAAGCGGGCGCTTGAAATTTTAGGTGAGATTCTGCCAAAAGGGACGGATACACGTATGATGGCAGGCAGCCTCGCTGTTTGGGGCGGCATGAACGTTAATTCCCAGCTCAAGCGGTTGGATTCCATATATTATGCGACCCAGTTTCCTTCATATTCGATGCGTGGCAAGAAGTTCAAGACCCCTGAGGAGGTACTCCTTGTCCGTGGATGGGGCGGGCTGGGCCGTGAGTGGATTGATAAGTATATTACTGTGTGGGGTTCAGGGAAAATAAATATCAATTTTGCTCCCCCGGAAGTTCTGGAGGCTTATTTCCCGGAGTTAGGCAATTCACTGCAGACGATTCTGCACTGGCGTCGGACAAGGGGTTTTACTGATATCAGCCAGCTGCTTTCCATTACCGGGATTGAGCCCAGCTCGAAACTGTATAAAAACATGATCAATGAGCTTACGGTCAGATCCGATTATTTCGATGCCAGAGTCAAGGCCACTGTCGGTGGATGTACGGTTGAGAAAAGGTATATTATAGCACGGAAGAGTACTTTTGAGGTTGGGGAACCGGAGTTGGTTCACCAGAATGATTTTTCGGTTACTTTTGCAGATGATGAAGAATGA
- a CDS encoding prepilin-type N-terminal cleavage/methylation domain-containing protein gives MVGPSGNHITTDRQAGFSLIELLIGLVLSGLLMSMVAMVLGQSITNNEVVRSSSGLSTQMFTLRRILHRDLQNIVINRPISVEKTGLSFESNHCILLEGIGAVSVFWDFSSNMIRRTENSNSLGYGNTYMLMRGLDSWTVEFLGNNNVWVSRSQQSNRAVRGHSGVKAIRLKLRFDDGQDVMIVERIPYATE, from the coding sequence ATGGTTGGTCCATCTGGAAATCATATTACCACTGACCGTCAGGCAGGGTTTTCACTTATAGAATTACTCATTGGATTGGTCCTTTCCGGGCTGCTGATGAGCATGGTGGCTATGGTTCTGGGGCAGTCGATTACCAATAATGAAGTCGTAAGGTCCAGCTCCGGGCTGTCTACACAGATGTTTACCCTTCGTCGTATTCTTCATCGCGATCTCCAGAATATTGTGATCAACAGGCCCATCAGCGTAGAAAAGACCGGGCTTAGTTTTGAGTCAAACCATTGCATTTTATTGGAAGGGATTGGAGCCGTAAGTGTTTTTTGGGATTTTTCATCGAACATGATTCGTCGTACTGAAAATTCCAACTCTCTGGGCTATGGAAATACATATATGCTGATGCGCGGCCTTGACTCGTGGACTGTTGAGTTTCTTGGAAATAACAATGTATGGGTTTCAAGATCGCAGCAGAGCAACAGGGCTGTGCGGGGACATTCAGGTGTTAAGGCCATCCGGCTGAAACTGCGTTTTGACGATGGGCAGGATGTGATGATTGTCGAGAGGATTCCATATGCAACGGAATAA
- a CDS encoding type II secretion system protein: MPDKNGFSLIEIIVALTIAATLSISFLGVQRQSALMAQSSRDSWEVINLSQDILAHKYPDNIRVVSSGWIPWPGPPTGSFKMNMETLSTIGIGSYTLETRCDNYTLEWKIYRISRKKKNKI, encoded by the coding sequence TGCCTGACAAAAATGGTTTTTCCCTGATTGAGATCATTGTCGCGTTGACTATTGCCGCTACACTTTCAATAAGCTTCCTCGGTGTGCAGCGTCAGAGTGCGCTTATGGCTCAGTCCTCAAGGGATTCATGGGAGGTAATTAATCTTTCACAGGATATATTGGCCCATAAGTACCCGGATAATATAAGAGTTGTCTCTTCTGGATGGATTCCGTGGCCCGGGCCGCCTACGGGCAGCTTTAAGATGAATATGGAAACCCTTTCTACAATCGGCATTGGTTCATACACTCTGGAAACTCGTTGCGATAATTATACCCTTGAGTGGAAAATTTACCGTATTTCACGTAAAAAGAAGAATAAAATTTAA